From a region of the Nitrospira sp. genome:
- a CDS encoding SUMF1/EgtB/PvdO family nonheme iron enzyme, with amino-acid sequence MKILLVLVTLFLGRVGHGEANERPPLPVERPAGSGVIVHHDGYVLTAHHVVASAKRITIVTPGEFRAPAVLVSVDAEHDLALLKVETVGLSEAPLGYAGAVKLDQEVIAVGFQFGLRETTITRGHVAAVRTRGVQRVFQVDAAVNPGNSGGAVFNRQGEVVGILTTKFTHPSGIVPEGMAFAVPISYATPLLANIPDFDFSAIGKVRKEGKKGKGTSDPVPDMARTAVRIETIRMSETPAASSQSVATSPPAETLRGGQTSVARAPVPLVHSNETAPSVGEESIDRVNVQLQVDQQEAVKRLLEQGLTPPAGMVLIPAGEFLMGMEDGLPDARPLHRLYLSSYWIDQQGVTNTQYRACVDGGSCLPPKVRAAFDDPQQEQHPVTDVTWMQARAYCQWGGKRLPTEAEWEKAARGIDGRRYPWGNSDEVIQKSRGALTDGKASTNGAEPVSMPLATRSPYGVSGMVGLVSEWVKDWYAEDFYRTSPARDPQGPLRGTFRVLRGGSWMERPLELRAGYRGWDEMTYWGPTLGFRCANDAP; translated from the coding sequence ATGAAGATTCTTCTGGTCTTAGTCACCCTCTTTCTGGGTCGTGTCGGTCACGGAGAGGCCAATGAGCGGCCACCGCTGCCGGTCGAGAGACCGGCGGGCAGCGGCGTGATTGTCCACCACGATGGCTATGTCCTCACGGCGCATCATGTGGTCGCCAGCGCCAAACGGATTACGATTGTCACGCCAGGAGAGTTTCGGGCGCCTGCGGTGCTCGTCAGTGTGGATGCGGAGCATGACCTCGCGCTTCTGAAGGTGGAAACCGTCGGGTTGTCCGAAGCGCCGCTTGGCTACGCCGGGGCCGTGAAGCTGGATCAAGAGGTGATTGCCGTTGGGTTTCAGTTCGGGTTGCGCGAAACCACCATCACCAGAGGCCATGTGGCTGCTGTGCGTACGAGGGGCGTGCAACGGGTGTTTCAAGTGGACGCGGCGGTGAACCCGGGCAACAGCGGCGGGGCGGTCTTCAATCGGCAGGGTGAAGTTGTCGGGATTCTCACCACGAAATTTACGCACCCCTCCGGCATTGTGCCGGAAGGCATGGCGTTCGCCGTCCCGATCAGTTATGCCACACCGTTGCTGGCCAATATTCCGGATTTTGATTTTTCGGCGATCGGCAAAGTCAGAAAAGAGGGCAAGAAGGGAAAAGGGACCAGCGATCCCGTACCGGACATGGCGCGGACAGCCGTACGGATCGAGACCATTCGCATGTCTGAAACACCGGCGGCCTCGAGCCAATCTGTCGCAACGTCCCCACCTGCGGAGACGCTGCGAGGCGGGCAGACGTCAGTGGCCCGCGCGCCTGTGCCGCTGGTTCATTCGAACGAGACCGCACCGTCGGTCGGTGAGGAGTCCATCGATCGGGTCAATGTTCAGCTTCAGGTGGATCAACAGGAGGCCGTCAAACGGCTGTTGGAACAAGGCCTGACACCACCGGCTGGAATGGTGCTGATTCCGGCGGGGGAGTTTCTCATGGGGATGGAGGATGGCCTGCCCGATGCGCGTCCGCTGCATCGCCTCTATCTCAGTTCCTACTGGATCGATCAGCAGGGGGTGACCAACACACAGTATCGAGCCTGTGTAGACGGAGGGAGCTGTCTCCCGCCTAAAGTGCGCGCAGCCTTCGATGATCCTCAGCAGGAGCAACATCCCGTAACCGATGTCACCTGGATGCAGGCGAGAGCCTACTGTCAATGGGGCGGGAAACGGTTGCCCACGGAGGCCGAATGGGAGAAAGCCGCGCGCGGCATCGATGGAAGGCGGTACCCCTGGGGCAACAGCGACGAGGTGATTCAAAAAAGCCGGGGGGCGCTCACGGATGGAAAAGCCTCTACGAACGGCGCCGAGCCGGTGAGCATGCCGCTGGCCACCCGTTCCCCTTATGGCGTGTCCGGCATGGTTGGTTTGGTTTCAGAATGGGTGAAGGATTGGTATGCGGAAGATTTTTACCGCACCTCGCCGGCACGTGACCCGCAAGGCCCCCTGCGTGGAACCTTTCGAGTGTTGCGAGGCGGTAGCTGGATGGAACGGCCGCTCGAATTGCGCGCCGGTTATCGAGGATGGGATGAAATGACCTACTGGGGTCCGACGTTGGGGTTTCGTTGCGCGAATGACGCGCCGTAG
- the gap gene encoding type I glyceraldehyde-3-phosphate dehydrogenase, translating into MTTRIGINGFGRIGRNVLRASLGDPSLEFVAINDLTDAKTLAYLLKYDSVHGTLEASVEAKDDQLIVDGKAIKVLAVKDPKELPWKALNVDIVVESTGRFTDREGAGKHLSAGAKTVIISAPAKDPDATVVLGVNEQVFDAKTHHIVSNASCTTNCLAPVAKVLLENFGIKHGVMTTIHSYTNDQQLLDLPHKDLRRARAAGMSMIPTSTGAAKALHLVIPELKGKLDGLAIRVPTPNVSLVDLTVETEKDCDVAGVNAAFKKAADGPMKNVLAYSDAPIVSIDLKDDAHSAIVDAPLTAVIDKRLVKVTAWYDNEWGYSCRVRDLIKYIVAKAS; encoded by the coding sequence ATGACCACACGCATCGGCATCAATGGATTCGGACGCATCGGCCGCAATGTTCTCCGCGCCTCTCTGGGAGATCCCAGCCTGGAGTTTGTCGCCATCAACGATCTGACCGATGCCAAAACATTGGCCTACTTGCTCAAGTATGACTCGGTTCATGGAACGCTGGAGGCCTCGGTCGAGGCCAAGGATGACCAACTGATCGTGGACGGAAAAGCGATCAAGGTCTTGGCCGTGAAGGATCCAAAGGAATTGCCTTGGAAAGCACTCAATGTCGATATCGTGGTGGAGTCGACCGGACGGTTCACGGATCGCGAGGGTGCAGGAAAACATCTATCCGCCGGGGCAAAAACCGTGATCATCTCTGCCCCCGCGAAAGACCCTGATGCCACCGTCGTACTGGGCGTCAATGAACAGGTCTTTGACGCCAAAACCCATCACATTGTCTCGAACGCCTCGTGTACGACCAACTGCCTCGCGCCGGTTGCGAAAGTCTTGCTCGAAAATTTCGGCATCAAACACGGCGTCATGACGACGATCCACTCCTACACCAACGATCAGCAACTGCTCGACCTCCCTCACAAGGACTTGCGTCGGGCACGTGCTGCCGGGATGTCCATGATCCCAACAAGCACCGGGGCTGCGAAAGCGCTTCACCTGGTGATTCCGGAATTAAAGGGGAAATTGGATGGATTGGCCATTCGCGTTCCGACGCCAAACGTCTCCTTGGTGGACCTCACCGTGGAAACGGAAAAGGACTGTGATGTGGCCGGGGTGAATGCCGCGTTCAAGAAGGCCGCCGACGGCCCGATGAAAAACGTGCTGGCCTACTCAGATGCCCCCATTGTCTCGATCGACCTCAAGGACGATGCGCATTCCGCTATCGTCGATGCCCCGCTGACCGCGGTCATCGACAAACGATTAGTCAAAGTCACGGCATGGTACGACAACGAGTGGGGCTATTCCTGCCGTGTGCGGGACCTGATCAAGTACATCGTTGCCAAAGCGTCGTGA
- a CDS encoding phosphoglycerate kinase, whose protein sequence is MRKRIIEDLQLRGKRVIIRADYNVPLDDSLQITDDTRIRSTLPTINRAVDEGAKVILCSHLGRPKGKFDPKYSLAPVAKRLQRLLGKEVTFAPDCIGAAVESLVAKMQPGDVMLLENLRFHPEEEKNDEGFSKALASLADVYINDAFGAAHRAHASTVGITKYIPEAAAGYLLKKEIEYLEGAVENPVRPFVAILGGAKVSGKIGVIENLGKRVDKVIIGGGMAFTFLKAMGLEIGQSLVENDMLDFAKGVQDHAFSSGVKFYLPVDCVVAASREPGAETKIVPVQEIPKGWYGLDIGPASVKLFSEAVQDAKTILWNGPMGMFEVDAFARGTLAMAHSVANAYALTIVGGGETALAIHRAGESESISFISTGGGAALELLEGKTLPGLAALPNRPA, encoded by the coding sequence ATTCGCAAACGAATTATCGAGGATCTTCAACTACGCGGAAAGCGTGTGATTATCCGAGCAGACTACAATGTCCCGCTCGATGATTCCTTGCAAATTACCGACGACACCAGGATTCGATCCACGCTTCCGACCATCAACCGAGCGGTTGATGAAGGCGCGAAGGTGATCCTGTGTTCGCACCTCGGCAGGCCGAAGGGGAAATTCGATCCCAAATACAGCCTCGCTCCAGTAGCGAAACGGCTCCAGCGATTGCTTGGCAAGGAAGTGACATTTGCTCCGGACTGTATCGGCGCGGCCGTCGAAAGTCTCGTCGCCAAGATGCAACCCGGCGACGTCATGCTGTTGGAAAACCTCCGCTTCCACCCCGAAGAGGAGAAAAATGACGAAGGATTTTCCAAGGCGCTCGCCTCACTCGCCGATGTGTATATCAATGACGCCTTCGGTGCTGCCCATCGAGCCCATGCATCGACCGTCGGTATCACGAAATACATCCCCGAAGCAGCGGCCGGCTACCTTCTCAAGAAAGAGATCGAGTATCTCGAAGGGGCCGTCGAAAATCCGGTGCGGCCCTTTGTGGCCATTCTCGGAGGAGCGAAGGTCTCAGGGAAAATCGGGGTCATCGAAAACCTCGGCAAGAGGGTCGACAAGGTCATTATCGGCGGTGGCATGGCCTTTACGTTTTTGAAGGCGATGGGGCTCGAGATCGGGCAATCACTCGTTGAAAACGACATGCTCGATTTCGCCAAAGGGGTGCAGGACCATGCCTTCTCGAGCGGCGTCAAATTTTATCTGCCGGTAGACTGTGTCGTCGCCGCCAGCCGCGAGCCGGGCGCCGAAACAAAGATCGTTCCGGTTCAGGAAATTCCAAAGGGCTGGTACGGGTTGGATATCGGACCGGCTTCCGTGAAACTCTTCTCAGAAGCCGTCCAGGACGCCAAGACCATTCTCTGGAACGGCCCGATGGGCATGTTTGAGGTGGATGCCTTTGCACGAGGCACCCTGGCGATGGCCCATTCCGTCGCAAACGCCTATGCGCTCACCATTGTCGGCGGAGGTGAAACGGCACTGGCCATTCACCGCGCGGGGGAATCTGAAAGCATCTCGTTCATCTCGACTGGTGGTGGAGCGGCGCTCGAACTTCTCGAAGGCAAAACCCTCCCGGGGCTTGCGGCACTCCCAAATCGTCCGGCGTAA
- a CDS encoding PAS domain S-box protein, with translation MRQRVSLQSLFTLSVLAVGMFCGTVGLAYAYWHARQSLQSTVGITFQEIARQSADKAALLLAGEIEWVQRLAALPDPRASVEGAMLSAQANPQVERWREEQHRYFHSLAIVRTDGQLVGGRVNDATRGFYSRQPWWTAVVQQGHSWAGPLTVDEEGSGYWEVAVPIGERGAPVRGVLKVVIGTNRILSSILGSRLGRTGHMMLLDEHGAILACSARARNLHTPLPESLTHGRTGVPAARWTQVDRDSHGAQGSIIGIAPVVLPSEVAQAPAWSILVQQDPAETFEPLSALLGKLGAFWIGTGVFVVWLRWRLGRRIVRPLGALIQRINQMGGGEYSALLPSSSNRVSGIEEIDRLAASFDELAERLELASQAKAQYLRRVEQANADLATSEEHYRLLWDHSVDTKILVDPLGVIQAMNRRGELTLGRPASTLVHRPVLELVAEAQQVRLQAQLDRVRQSGEDVSAGVMRVPMVGGELTMDVDCVPVKKAGRIESIMVQLRDLTQQKQLEQQLLRSERLASLSQFASMFAHDIRNPLAGIKKTLEWLAGRPEMGQDLPRRCLEDLRFTTDLLLGMINDMLDVYQEHYSGLPLSRSPVATGQLLQETLRLFRFEAEAQGVRFAVRRPSEEVWVWGDGRRLQRVLINLLHNALKYSPPQGTITLTLLVEEASMSCATAACEPSFGSMVMIHIEDEGPGIAPDDVPHVFDMFFRKKDGQDYRIGRGLGLHFCRLVVEAHGGRITAGNRSAGGAVLTVALPVRQEQSCLSPS, from the coding sequence ATGCGCCAGCGGGTCAGTCTTCAGAGTTTGTTCACCCTGTCTGTACTCGCCGTGGGAATGTTCTGCGGCACCGTAGGCCTCGCCTATGCCTATTGGCACGCCAGACAGTCGCTTCAGTCCACCGTCGGGATCACCTTCCAGGAAATAGCCCGTCAAAGTGCCGACAAGGCTGCCTTACTGCTTGCCGGTGAAATTGAGTGGGTGCAACGGCTTGCCGCGCTTCCCGATCCCCGAGCGTCCGTGGAGGGAGCGATGCTCTCTGCGCAGGCGAATCCCCAGGTGGAGCGATGGCGTGAAGAGCAGCATCGATATTTCCATTCCCTCGCCATTGTACGGACGGACGGCCAACTGGTCGGTGGACGGGTGAATGATGCCACCCGAGGTTTTTACAGCCGACAGCCTTGGTGGACGGCGGTCGTGCAACAGGGGCATTCCTGGGCAGGACCCCTCACGGTGGATGAAGAGGGGAGTGGGTACTGGGAAGTCGCGGTGCCGATTGGTGAGCGGGGCGCGCCGGTCCGTGGTGTCCTCAAGGTCGTCATCGGGACGAATCGCATCCTGTCCTCTATTCTTGGGAGCCGTCTGGGTCGGACAGGGCATATGATGCTGTTGGATGAGCATGGAGCGATCCTGGCCTGCTCCGCGCGCGCGCGCAACCTTCATACACCTCTTCCGGAGAGTCTCACACACGGGAGGACCGGGGTTCCTGCCGCCCGATGGACCCAGGTCGACCGGGATAGTCACGGGGCGCAAGGGAGCATCATCGGAATAGCCCCTGTCGTGCTTCCCTCAGAGGTGGCGCAGGCGCCGGCCTGGTCCATCTTGGTACAGCAGGATCCGGCAGAGACATTCGAGCCGTTGTCTGCGTTGCTCGGGAAGCTTGGCGCGTTCTGGATCGGGACGGGCGTGTTTGTGGTGTGGTTACGCTGGCGGCTGGGGCGACGGATTGTGCGGCCTCTGGGTGCGCTGATTCAGCGTATCAACCAGATGGGCGGTGGTGAATATTCCGCCCTGCTTCCGTCGTCGTCCAACCGTGTTAGTGGCATTGAAGAGATCGACCGGCTCGCCGCGAGTTTCGATGAGTTGGCTGAACGCTTGGAGCTGGCGTCACAAGCGAAGGCACAATATCTTCGTCGAGTCGAGCAGGCTAATGCCGACCTGGCGACTTCCGAAGAACACTATCGACTGTTGTGGGATCACTCGGTCGATACCAAAATCCTGGTCGATCCCCTCGGTGTGATCCAAGCCATGAATAGGCGTGGTGAGCTGACGCTCGGCCGACCGGCCTCGACCCTCGTTCACCGTCCGGTTCTCGAACTCGTGGCTGAGGCCCAGCAAGTTCGTCTGCAGGCCCAGTTGGATCGTGTGCGTCAAAGTGGCGAGGACGTGTCGGCAGGCGTGATGCGCGTGCCGATGGTAGGTGGTGAGCTGACGATGGACGTCGATTGCGTGCCGGTCAAGAAGGCCGGCCGCATCGAATCGATCATGGTGCAACTCCGTGATTTGACTCAGCAGAAACAACTCGAGCAGCAATTGCTGCGATCCGAACGCCTCGCGTCGTTGAGTCAGTTCGCCTCGATGTTTGCGCACGACATCCGCAATCCTCTGGCCGGGATCAAGAAAACGCTGGAATGGCTTGCCGGACGTCCGGAGATGGGACAGGATCTGCCACGTCGCTGTTTGGAGGATTTGCGCTTCACGACCGACCTGCTCCTGGGCATGATCAACGACATGTTGGATGTGTATCAGGAACACTATTCGGGTCTTCCGCTGAGCCGGTCGCCGGTCGCCACTGGTCAGCTCTTGCAAGAGACGTTGAGGCTCTTCCGTTTCGAGGCAGAGGCGCAGGGCGTGCGATTCGCGGTGCGTAGGCCGTCGGAGGAAGTGTGGGTGTGGGGGGACGGGCGACGGTTGCAACGGGTCTTGATCAACCTGCTGCACAACGCCCTCAAATACTCGCCGCCGCAGGGCACCATTACCCTGACTCTGCTGGTGGAGGAGGCGTCGATGTCGTGCGCAACGGCAGCTTGTGAGCCGTCTTTTGGATCTATGGTGATGATCCATATCGAGGATGAGGGGCCGGGAATCGCCCCGGATGATGTGCCGCATGTGTTTGACATGTTCTTCCGCAAGAAGGATGGGCAGGATTATCGGATCGGGCGCGGCCTGGGGCTGCATTTTTGTCGGCTTGTGGTGGAGGCCCATGGCGGCCGCATCACCGCAGGCAATCGGTCTGCGGGTGGAGCCGTCTTGACGGTCGCGTTGCCGGTCAGACAGGAGCAGTCATGCCTATCACCATCCTGA
- a CDS encoding response regulator transcription factor, whose protein sequence is MPITILIAEDQRLFRQSLRMLLEHEPDIVVVGDAMDGRQAFDLAVAEKPDIVLMDVDMPRLDGITATRLIRSCVADCRVLMLSVHDDDARIVAAVQAGASGYILKDADHEEFLRIIRATFQNKPVHSAYMPDGFAKKAVALAGQQGETDSGGLSLLTDREQEILACAAAGRSNKEIADQLCVSLDTVKTHLHHAYQKLKVNGRVEAVLVYLGNG, encoded by the coding sequence ATGCCTATCACCATCCTGATCGCCGAGGATCAACGATTGTTTCGGCAGAGTTTACGGATGTTGCTCGAGCATGAGCCGGACATTGTGGTCGTGGGGGACGCGATGGATGGTCGACAGGCGTTCGACCTCGCCGTGGCGGAAAAGCCCGACATCGTGTTGATGGATGTCGACATGCCGCGGCTGGACGGTATTACGGCCACCCGCCTGATCCGTAGTTGTGTCGCGGACTGCCGGGTATTGATGCTGTCGGTGCATGACGACGATGCCCGGATCGTTGCCGCCGTGCAGGCGGGAGCCTCCGGGTACATTTTGAAAGACGCCGACCATGAGGAGTTTCTCCGGATCATCCGCGCGACCTTCCAGAACAAGCCCGTGCATTCGGCCTACATGCCGGATGGGTTTGCCAAAAAGGCTGTGGCCTTGGCAGGCCAACAGGGGGAGACCGATTCCGGGGGGCTCTCCTTGTTGACCGATCGGGAACAAGAAATCCTTGCCTGTGCCGCGGCCGGGCGCAGTAACAAAGAAATCGCCGATCAACTCTGTGTGTCCCTCGATACGGTGAAAACGCATCTCCATCACGCCTATCAAAAGTTGAAGGTCAACGGGCGTGTTGAGGCCGTGCTCGTCTACCTCGGGAACGGCTAA
- a CDS encoding triose-phosphate isomerase, producing the protein MRTRFIVGNWKMNKTATEAVAFVHRLNQELPSLEHIQVGFTPPFTALHATRDALGSTPAFLLGAQNLYWEDKGAFTGEVSGPMLKDLGCEFVLVGHSERRQYFGDQDTWTNQKVLAAIRHGLHPILCVGETLQERDAEQTNLVIERQLRAGLVGVDGPGLATLTIAYEPVWAIGTGRAATAQQAVPVHRMIRRIIGELGGAHLAKEMRILYGGSVTPHNIADFLSSEEIDGALVGGACLDPISFATLIKVAIGSKPTTTS; encoded by the coding sequence GTGAGAACACGCTTCATCGTCGGCAACTGGAAAATGAACAAGACGGCCACCGAAGCCGTGGCGTTTGTTCATCGCCTGAATCAGGAGTTACCCAGCCTTGAACATATCCAGGTTGGGTTCACACCGCCATTTACCGCCTTGCACGCCACGCGAGACGCGCTTGGTTCAACGCCGGCCTTTCTCCTCGGAGCTCAAAATCTCTATTGGGAGGACAAAGGCGCGTTCACCGGCGAGGTATCGGGTCCGATGCTGAAGGACCTCGGCTGTGAGTTCGTCCTCGTCGGCCATTCCGAACGCCGGCAATATTTTGGAGACCAGGATACGTGGACGAACCAGAAGGTTCTAGCAGCCATCCGGCACGGACTCCACCCGATTCTCTGTGTGGGTGAAACCCTCCAGGAACGCGATGCCGAACAGACGAACCTCGTGATTGAACGACAACTTCGTGCCGGACTTGTCGGGGTTGACGGCCCAGGACTGGCTACCCTCACGATCGCATACGAGCCAGTTTGGGCGATTGGAACGGGACGAGCTGCCACGGCACAGCAAGCTGTACCGGTCCATCGCATGATCCGTCGCATTATCGGTGAATTGGGTGGAGCACACTTGGCCAAGGAGATGAGAATTCTCTATGGCGGCAGCGTCACACCGCACAATATTGCCGATTTTTTATCTTCCGAAGAAATCGATGGCGCGCTGGTCGGCGGGGCTTGTTTAGATCCCATCTCTTTTGCTACACTCATCAAGGTCGCTATCGGCTCCAAGCCCACCACGACCTCGTAA
- a CDS encoding Smr/MutS family protein: protein MPSETLQAEAGKVLEWGKLLEYLASYAQSTIGVEYCRTMELEEDLAQARIRQAETTDMIRLRGGTDPFPILRFPDVLEWLGRVAKGAALEAHGLRDIALVLEVIDDVQRYLLRHQADAPTVSALVPALGPVSEYRRLSDALKRAIEPDGSIRESASPELHRLMQRATDLKQQMRHRLDQILHSRRYEEVLQEQYFAQREGRYVVPIKAEMQGRVPGIVHDVSSSGATLFLEPRELVDLNNSIKVVDLDVEREVRRILRELSALVAPHQPALAGTVGVLGRLDSISAKAALSQRLQASPTRLNDQGCVLLKQARHPFLVLTKEQVVPNDLAFDETVRVLIISGPNTGGKTVTLKLLGLFSLMVRCGLHLPCAPESEMAIFPSVYADIGDAQDLARDLSSFSAHITQMVQLLSEVSDGAASGGPSTSGGPGRALVLLDEPVTSTDPAEGAALASALLCRLAEAGVKVVATTHYSVLKGLAHERPGFANASVEFNIETLSPTYRVIQGQPGGSAAIEIAGRLGMDRALLGDARARLQGDNRVLETLLSDLQDKQRRLSEDLAAATAARQAAEQASRETQELLTFLQESERDERQGLKKKLSQEFQRARAAVQATMDDLKRDQKLLKAKEAKARLVELEQAVRHEVGESEEPIPVDQLSTGDAVEVVGLGMTGTLLENPQGKKRVRLKVGEGEILANVASLAGISRSRRPAVPEPIKTSAGSPRRTTQTLASEDIQETLDVRGQAADDALDVVVAGLDRAVFGGSPFVRIIHGHGTGRLRAALREYLKASPYVVAFRPGDRAEGGDGVTIVELR from the coding sequence ATGCCGTCCGAAACATTGCAGGCTGAAGCAGGAAAAGTGCTCGAGTGGGGGAAGTTATTGGAATACCTGGCGTCGTACGCCCAATCGACGATTGGCGTCGAATATTGTCGTACGATGGAGTTGGAAGAGGATCTGGCTCAAGCCCGAATCCGACAGGCGGAAACCACCGACATGATCCGCTTGCGGGGCGGGACCGATCCCTTTCCGATCCTGCGATTTCCGGACGTGTTGGAGTGGTTGGGGCGGGTGGCCAAGGGGGCGGCTCTGGAAGCGCATGGGTTGCGGGATATTGCCCTTGTCCTGGAAGTCATCGATGACGTGCAGCGCTACCTTCTCCGCCACCAGGCTGATGCGCCGACGGTGAGCGCCCTGGTGCCGGCGTTGGGGCCGGTGAGCGAGTATCGCAGGTTGTCCGACGCCTTGAAGCGAGCGATCGAACCCGATGGGTCCATACGGGAGTCGGCCAGCCCGGAGTTGCATCGCCTGATGCAGCGTGCCACAGACCTCAAACAGCAAATGCGGCATCGCCTCGATCAAATCTTGCACTCGCGCCGATACGAAGAGGTCTTGCAGGAGCAGTACTTTGCTCAACGGGAAGGCCGGTATGTGGTTCCGATCAAGGCTGAGATGCAAGGGCGGGTTCCAGGCATCGTGCACGATGTGTCGTCGAGCGGCGCCACCCTCTTTCTGGAGCCGCGCGAACTGGTAGACCTGAATAATTCTATTAAGGTTGTGGATTTGGACGTCGAGCGTGAGGTGCGTCGCATCCTGCGCGAGTTGTCCGCGCTGGTGGCTCCTCATCAACCGGCACTGGCAGGAACGGTGGGAGTGCTGGGTCGACTGGATAGCATATCGGCAAAGGCGGCGCTGAGTCAGCGCCTGCAGGCCTCTCCCACACGTCTCAACGATCAGGGGTGCGTGCTGCTCAAGCAGGCGCGTCACCCGTTCCTGGTGCTGACGAAAGAGCAGGTGGTGCCCAACGACTTGGCGTTTGATGAAACCGTGCGGGTGCTCATCATCTCCGGCCCCAACACGGGAGGAAAAACCGTCACGCTGAAGTTGCTTGGCTTGTTCTCGTTGATGGTGCGCTGCGGTCTGCACCTTCCCTGTGCGCCTGAGTCGGAAATGGCGATCTTTCCCTCGGTGTATGCCGATATCGGAGATGCGCAGGATCTGGCACGAGATCTGTCCAGCTTTTCTGCGCATATTACGCAGATGGTGCAGCTGCTCTCGGAGGTGTCCGACGGAGCCGCATCAGGAGGGCCGTCGACGTCGGGGGGGCCCGGTCGTGCGCTGGTCTTGTTGGATGAGCCGGTGACCTCCACCGATCCGGCTGAAGGCGCGGCGCTCGCCAGTGCCTTACTCTGTCGGTTGGCAGAGGCTGGGGTGAAGGTTGTGGCCACCACGCACTACAGCGTCCTGAAAGGTTTAGCCCACGAGCGGCCAGGATTTGCCAATGCGAGTGTCGAATTCAATATCGAGACCCTGTCACCGACCTACAGGGTGATCCAGGGACAACCGGGGGGGTCTGCTGCAATTGAAATCGCAGGGCGGCTCGGAATGGATCGAGCTTTGCTGGGCGATGCCCGGGCGCGGCTTCAGGGCGATAACAGGGTCCTTGAGACCCTGTTGAGTGATCTGCAGGACAAGCAACGACGATTGAGCGAGGACCTTGCTGCGGCGACGGCGGCCAGGCAGGCTGCGGAACAGGCGTCTCGAGAAACACAGGAATTGCTGACGTTCCTGCAGGAATCCGAACGGGATGAGCGACAGGGGTTGAAGAAAAAGTTGTCCCAGGAGTTTCAACGCGCCCGGGCGGCCGTGCAGGCAACGATGGATGACTTGAAGCGGGATCAAAAACTGCTCAAGGCCAAAGAGGCCAAGGCGCGGCTGGTGGAATTGGAACAGGCGGTTCGGCACGAGGTCGGAGAGTCCGAAGAACCGATTCCCGTCGATCAGCTATCCACTGGAGATGCCGTCGAAGTGGTGGGACTCGGTATGACAGGCACGCTGCTGGAAAATCCTCAGGGCAAAAAGCGCGTGCGTCTGAAAGTCGGTGAGGGGGAAATCCTGGCGAATGTGGCAAGTCTGGCAGGCATCTCCAGGAGTCGTCGGCCGGCAGTTCCTGAGCCGATCAAAACGAGCGCCGGTTCCCCGAGGCGAACTACCCAGACCTTGGCCTCTGAAGACATCCAGGAGACGCTGGACGTGCGTGGGCAGGCAGCCGACGATGCGTTGGATGTCGTCGTGGCCGGTCTCGATCGTGCCGTCTTTGGGGGAAGCCCCTTTGTGCGCATCATCCATGGGCACGGCACCGGTCGGTTGCGGGCCGCGCTACGGGAATATCTGAAGGCCTCCCCCTATGTCGTGGCGTTTCGGCCGGGTGATCGTGCGGAAGGTGGCGACGGAGTGACGATTGTGGAATTGCGATAA
- a CDS encoding DUF3365 domain-containing protein, giving the protein MRCRLPWMLASLLAGGGLIAIQPTSGFEQPDRSSIPFHTVLELEQTARLLAVLLDSGRAVINDNQILLDESHGKGLTPDAFERQLLDMFRGRAGIDMRELDNTTLAPRTKRLLRALVDTSRQVIADVRRERDPQAAGFTGFIPAAFGARVSARFTDQTGVRLKQTSLAPRNPANRPDAYERGALEAFADSAYPRETVISEMAANSSSFRLMFPLYATRHCLDCHGEPKGAADRMGYPREGLVLGQNAGAISVLLPVKP; this is encoded by the coding sequence ATGCGATGTCGTCTGCCGTGGATGTTGGCATCGTTGCTAGCAGGAGGGGGGCTGATCGCCATTCAGCCGACCTCGGGATTCGAACAGCCCGACCGTTCTTCCATTCCATTCCACACCGTACTCGAACTCGAACAGACTGCTCGTCTACTCGCCGTACTCCTCGACTCCGGCCGTGCGGTCATCAATGACAATCAGATCCTGTTGGATGAATCGCACGGCAAAGGCCTTACGCCGGACGCCTTCGAACGCCAACTCCTGGACATGTTTCGCGGCCGGGCCGGAATCGACATGCGTGAGTTGGACAACACGACGCTGGCCCCGCGAACGAAACGGCTCCTTCGCGCATTGGTCGACACCAGCAGGCAGGTGATCGCTGATGTCCGCCGGGAGCGTGATCCCCAGGCTGCTGGATTCACGGGGTTTATTCCCGCCGCGTTCGGGGCGCGGGTGTCTGCCCGGTTCACCGATCAGACGGGCGTGCGACTGAAACAAACGTCGCTGGCTCCGCGGAATCCTGCTAACCGTCCGGACGCCTATGAACGGGGCGCGTTGGAAGCGTTTGCCGATTCTGCCTACCCTCGGGAAACCGTCATCAGCGAGATGGCAGCCAACAGCTCCTCGTTTCGCTTGATGTTTCCGTTGTATGCAACCAGGCATTGCCTGGATTGTCATGGTGAACCCAAAGGGGCGGCCGACCGCATGGGCTATCCGCGGGAAGGCCTCGTCCTCGGACAAAATGCCGGGGCGATCAGTGTGCTGTTGCCGGTCAAACCATGA